From a region of the Impatiens glandulifera chromosome 4, dImpGla2.1, whole genome shotgun sequence genome:
- the LOC124935628 gene encoding tropinone reductase homolog yields the protein MGDDEKSIAGGDERWSLKNMTALVTGGTRGIGHAVVEELAKFGARVYFCSRNQRDIDECLEEWGRKGLRVYGSVCDVLQHSHRENLMATVSSTFSGKLNILVNNAGVFMAKAVTDVSGEEYANLMGTNFEGPYHLCQLAYPLLKASGNGNIIFNSSISGGIAMPGASLYGVSKGALNQVTRNLACEWANDKIRVNSVAPGFIDTGVIERYDPGLKEVVEQLVSRAPIKRAGEPREVASLVAFLCLPAASYITGQIIYVDGGYTINAFPKY from the exons ATGGGAGATGATGAGAAATCGATTGCTGGTGGAGATGAGAGGTGGTCTCTTAAGAACATGACGGCGCTTGTTACAGGAGGAACACGTGGCATAGG gcATGCCGTAGTGGAAGAGCTGGCGAAATTTGGGGCAAGGGTTTACTTTTGTTCACGTAATCAAAGAGACATTGATGAATGCTTGGAGGAATGGGGAAGAAAAGGTCTTAGAGTTTATGGATCTGTTTGTGACGTTCTTCAACATTCTCATCGGGAGAATTTGATGGCAACCGTCTCCTCAACCTTCTCCGGCAAGCTTAATATCCTT GTAAACAATGCAGGAGTTTTTATGGCTAAAGCTGTGACAGACGTGAGTGGTGAAGAGTATGCAAACTTGATGGGCACTAACTTTGAAGGGCCATACCATTTATGTCAACTTGCCTATCCTCTATTGAAAGCTTCTGGAAATGGAAACATTATTTTCAACTCCTCCATTTCAGGGGGCATTGCCATGCCAGGAGCATCCCTTTATGGAGTATCCaaag GTGCATTAAATCAAGTAACAAGAAACTTAGCATGTGAATGGGCCAATGACAAAATTCGTGTTAATTCAGTGGCCCCTGGATTTATTGATACCGGAGTTATTGAAAGA TATGATCCCGGTCTTAAGGAGGTAGTAGAACAATTAGTCTCTCGAGCACCGATTAAACGTGCTGGAGAGCCGCGAGAGGTCGCATCTTTGGTCGCATTTCTTTGCCTTCCAGCTGCTTCATATATCACCGGACAAATTATCTATGTAGATGGCGGTTACACTATCAATGCATTTCCTAAGTATTGA
- the LOC124934096 gene encoding laccase-17-like: MNPLIFLLTTIFLIQLRNEVDASVTRHYTFNITLKNVTRLCHTKTIVTVNGKFPGPRIVAREGDRLLVKVINNVSNNITIHWHGIRQLRTGWSDGPSYITQCPIQTGQSFVYNFTIVGQRGTLWWHAHVSWLRATLYGPIVILPKLGVSYPFAKPYKEVPIIFGEWFNADIEAIINQAMQTGGGPNVSEAYTINGLPGPLYNCSKKDTYKLRVKPGKTYLLRIINAALNDELFFAIANHTFTIVDVDAVYVKPFKSDTILISPGQTTNVLLKTKSNYPNAKFYMMAQPYVTGLGTFDNSTVAGVIEYESPSKNFPKGLPLFKPTLPNLNDTSFATNFSNKQLSLANNQFPANVPQKIDKHLFFTVGLGTNPCDKNQTCQGPINGTKFSASINNISFIQPTTALLQAHFFGKSAGVYTSDFPYSPQNWFNYSGNPPNNTNVGNGTKLLVLNFNTSVELVIQDTSIIGVESHPLHLHGFNFFVVGRGFGNYNPSNDSKNFNLVDPVERNTIGVPTGGWVAIRFLADNPGVWFMHCHLEVHTSWGLKMAWLVLDGDLPNQKLIPPPADLPKC; this comes from the exons ATGAATCCTCTCATCTTCCTACTTACAACCATTTTTCTAATTCAATTGCGGAATGAAGTTGATGCAAGCGTCACAAGACACTACACTTTTAAT ATTACATTAAAAAACGTGACGAGATTGTGTCACACCAAGACCATAGTGACAGTCAATGGGAAGTTCCCGGGACCTCGTATTGTGGCACGGGAAGGCGACCGTTTGCTTGTGAAAGTCATCAACAACGTTTCCAACAATATCACTATCCATTG GCATGGCATTAGACAACTTCGGACTGGATGGTCGGATGGACCGTCGTATATAACACAATGCCCGATACAAACCGGGCAAAGTTTTGTATACAATTTTACTATAGTTGGGCAAAGAGGAACATTGTGGTGGCATGCCCATGTTTCGTGGTTAAGAGCTACCCTTTATGGTCCTATTGTTATCCTTCCCAAGCTTGGTGTCTCTTATCCATTTGCCAAACCCTACAAGGAGGTTCCCATTATATTTG GCGAGTGGTTCAACGCGGATATCGAGGCAATAATCAACCAAGCTATGCAAACAGGAGGTGGCCCAAATGTCTCAGAAGCCTACACAATCAATGGGCTTCCAGGCCCATTGTACAATTGCTCCAAAAAAG ATACATATAAACTAAGAGTGAAGCCCGGGAAGACCTATCTTCTCCGAATTATCAATGCCGCACTCAATGACGAACTTTTCTTCGCAATCGCAAACCACACATTCACAATAGTAGATGTTGACGCTGTTTATGTCAAACCATTTAAATCAGATACAATTTTAATCAGTCCAGGCCAAACCACAAATGTTCTTCTTAAAACCAAGTCCAATTACCCGAACGCTAAATTTTACATGATGGCCCAACCCTACGTAACCGGGCTAGGAACTTTCGATAATTCGACAGTTGCCGGAGTTATCGAATACGAATCGCCCTCAAAGAATTTCCCAAAAGGTCTTCCCTTATTTAAACCAACATTACCTAATCTAAATGACACTTCATTTGCCACcaacttttcaaataaacaactTAGTCTAGCCAACAATCAATTCCCAGCAAATGTCCCTCAGAAAATAGACAAACATCTCTTTTTCACAGTGGGCCTTGGAACAAACCCGTGTGATAAGAATCAGACTTGTCAAGGGCCCATTAATGGAACCAAATTCTCTGCttctattaataatatttcatttattcagCCCACTACAGCTCTTCTTCAAGCCCATTTCTTTGGAAAATCTGCTGGGGTCTATACTTCTGATTTTCCATATAGTCCTCAAAATTGGTTTAATTACTCTGGAAACCCTCCTAATAATACAAATGTTGGAAATGGTACCAAACTTTTGGTGCTCAATTTTAACACTAGTGTGGAGCTTGTCATTCAAGATACAAGTATTATTGGTGTTGAAAGTCACCCTCTTCATCTCCATGGCTTCAATTTCTTTGTTGTTGGTAGAGGTTTCGGAAATTATAACCCGAGCAATGATTCGAAAAACTTCAACCTCGTTGACCCTGTTGAGCGAAATACAATTGGAGTGCCAACTGGTGGTTGGGTTGCTATTCGATTCTTAGCCGATAATCcag GAGTATGGTTTATGCATTGTCATTTAGAAGTCCACACTAGTTGGGGTTTGAAGATGGCTTGGCTAGTCTTGGATGGGGATCTCCCTAATCAAAAGTTAATTCCTCCTCCGGCTGATCTGCCCAAATGTTGA
- the LOC124934395 gene encoding thaumatin-like protein, with protein sequence MTTLMASFLYIFSLLHLLSHIYITNATQLIVVNNCNEVIWPAILGSAGQITLKDGGFELTSGQESVIDVPDKWSGRIWARQGCKFDNSGKGICETGDCSGQIHCQGTGGLPPATVVEMTLGTSYSPLHFYDVSLVDGFNLPVSMAPVGGGIGCGVAACEVDLNVCCPSALEVRKEGRVVGCKSACLAMKSAKYCCTGEYANPKMCKPTLFAHLFKAICPKAYSFAFDDSSSLHKCRASRYVITFCPPK encoded by the exons atgaCAACATTAATGGCGTCTTTCTTATACATCTTCTCTCTCCTCCATTTACTATCCCATATCTACATCACAA aTGCCACCCAGCTTATTGTAGTAAACAATTGCAATGAAGTCATATGGCCAGCGATTCTCGGCAGCGCCGGCCAAATAACTCTTAAAGACGGTGGCTTTGAACTAACAAGCGGTCAAGAATCCGTAATCGACGTCCCTGATAAATGGTCAGGAAGAATTTGGGCAAGACAAGGTTGCAAATTCGATAACTCCGGCAAAGGTATATGCGAAACCGGGGACTGTTCCGGCCAAATTCACTGCCAAGGAACCGGCGGATTACCTCCTGCGACTGTTGTCGAAATGACCTTAGGAACTTCATATTCTCCACTGCATTTTTACGACGTTAGTCTTGTCGACGGTTTCAATTTACCGGTTTCGATGGCGCCGGTTGGCGGAGGAATCGGGTGTGGCGTGGCCGCGTGTGAAGTGGATTTGAACGTTTGTTGTCCGTCGGCATTGGAAGTGAGAAAAGAAGGGAGGGTTGTGGGGTGTAAAAGTGCTTGTTTGGCGATGAAATCGGCAAAGTATTGTTGTACGGGGGAGTATGCGAATCCGAAAATGTGTAAACCTACTTTGTTTGCTCATTTGTTTAAGGCTATTTGTCCTAAAGCTTATAGTTTTGCTTTTGATGATTCTTCTAGTCTTCATAAATGTAGGGCTTCACGTTATGTTATCACATTCTGCCCTCCCAAATGA